A region from the Triticum aestivum cultivar Chinese Spring chromosome 3D, IWGSC CS RefSeq v2.1, whole genome shotgun sequence genome encodes:
- the LOC123077765 gene encoding polyadenylate-binding protein-interacting protein 11, with amino-acid sequence MAAVAEGSPAASAQAASAAAAKEAEYRKDVQKLVDLLSKLNPAAKEFVPSSAAATPRKGLSADAPVFYYGSIGGRNGGIAGYPGADAGYIGYQQRMRRNFVDNERRNVYINHGRRRTNERARRADREESIRRTVYVSELDHTVTEERLAETFANCGQVVDCRICGDPHSVMRFAFIEFSGEEGARAALNLGGTMLGFYPVRVLPSKTAILPVNPKFLPATEDEKEMVIRTVYCTNIDKKVTQLDVKSFFEELCGEVSRLRLLGDNVHSTRIAFVEFVNAEGAIQALNCSGMILGTLPVRVSPSKTPVKPRLNRVVSN; translated from the exons atggcggcggtggcggagggctCGCCCGCGGCTTCCGCGCAGGCGGCTTCcgcggcggcggccaaggaggcGGAGTACCGCAAGGACGTGCAGAAGCTGGTGGACCTGCTCTCCAAGCTGAACCCGGCCGCCAAGGAGTTCGTCCCGTCCTCCGCGGCCGCCACGCCCAGGAAGGGGCTGTCGGCGGACGCGCCGGTGTTCTACTACGGCTCGATCGGAGGCCGGAACGGGGGGATCGCCGGGTACCCCGGCGCTGACGCCGGGTACATTGGGTACCAGCAGCGCATG AGGAGGAATTTTGTAGATAATGAGAGGAGGAATGTATACATCAATCATGGAAGGAGGAGGACAAACGAGAGGGCGAGGCGTGCAGACAGGGAAGAGAGCATCCGGCGAACCGTTTATGTCTCTGAACTCGACCATACT GTGACAGAGGAAAGacttgctgaaacctttgctaaTTGTGGGCAA GTTGTCGATTGCAGAATCTGTGGTGATCCACATTCTGTTATGAGGTTTGCATTCATTGAGTTCTCTGGTGAAG AGGGTGCTAGAGCTGCACTTAACCTTGGTGGCACAATGCTTGGGTTCTACCCCGTTAGAGTCTTGCCTTCAAAGACGGCTATCTTACCTGTGAATCCAAAATTTCTCCCAGCG ACGGAGGATGAGAAGGAAATGGTCATACGGACGGTTTATTGTACAAATATAGATAAGAAG GTTACCCAATTAGATGTAAAGAGTTTCTTTGAAGAACTTTGTGGTGAG GTCTCTCGTTTGAGACTTCTAGGCGACAATGTACATTCAACAAGGATTGCTTTTGTTGAGTTTGTCAAT GCTGAGGGTGCTATCCAGGCTCTGAATTGCAGTGGGATGATTTTGGGCACACTGCCAGTCAG GGTGAGCCCTTCCAAGACCCCGGTGAAGCCCCGTTTAAATAGGGTGGTGTCAAACTGA